A single region of the Chryseobacterium culicis genome encodes:
- a CDS encoding inorganic pyrophosphatase — MIPNFKAHPWHGISAGEDAPNVVNVFVEIVPSDTIKYEVDKETGYLKVDRPQKFSNIIPALYGFVPRTYCHNEVMKLAIEAGADDVTMGDHDPLDICVLSSHNIHAGGLLMEAIPIGGFKMIDGGEADDKIVAVMINDHAFGHFRDISELPEAEVKRLMHYFLTYKNLPDEPAKCRIQEVYGAEHARKVIKASQADYAEKFGG; from the coding sequence ATGATTCCAAATTTTAAAGCACATCCATGGCACGGAATTTCTGCAGGAGAAGATGCGCCAAATGTTGTAAACGTATTTGTGGAAATTGTTCCTTCAGATACTATTAAATATGAAGTAGATAAAGAAACAGGATATTTAAAGGTAGACAGGCCGCAGAAATTCTCTAACATTATCCCTGCTTTATATGGTTTTGTTCCAAGAACTTACTGCCACAATGAAGTTATGAAACTTGCTATAGAAGCTGGAGCTGATGATGTAACAATGGGAGATCATGACCCGCTTGATATCTGTGTTTTAAGTTCTCACAATATCCATGCAGGAGGTTTATTGATGGAAGCTATTCCAATCGGTGGTTTCAAAATGATTGATGGAGGTGAAGCAGATGATAAAATTGTTGCAGTAATGATTAATGACCACGCTTTCGGACATTTCAGAGATATTTCTGAATTACCAGAAGCTGAAGTAAAAAGATTAATGCACTATTTCCTTACGTATAAAAACCTACCGGATGAGCCTGCAAAATGCAGAATTCAGGAGGTATACGGAGCAGAGCACGCTAGAAAAGTAATCAAAGCTTCTCAGGCTGATTACGCTGAAAAATTCGGGGGATAA